In Mastacembelus armatus chromosome 4, fMasArm1.2, whole genome shotgun sequence, the following are encoded in one genomic region:
- the LOC113129037 gene encoding coiled-coil domain-containing protein 181-like, whose protein sequence is MKDSSHPDPEEAFRLWLQRKQDQQHKERQLVELKKLEENSVYLSRSREECERAFKLWLKRKRAEKRAEQQAARERSRRLVLEERRARRMRDLLCTVSETKAFRFSEQLTSRF, encoded by the exons AAAGACTCTTCACACCCGGACCCGGAGGAGGCCTTCAGGCTGTGGCTTCAGAGGAAGCAGGACCAGCAGCACAAAGAGAGGCAGCTGGTGGAGCtgaagaagctggaggagaaCAGTGTTTACCTCTCACGGAGCCGCGAGGAGTGTGAGCGTGCCTTCAAACT GTGGCTGAAGCGCAAACGGGCGGAGAAGCGAGCGGAGCAGCAGGCGGCTCGAGAGCGCTCCCGCAGGCTGGTGCTGGAGGAGCGGCGTGCTCGACGCATGCGAGACCTGTTGTGTACTGTCAGTGAAACCAAAGCTTTCAGGTTCAGTGAACAGCTGACCTCCCGCTTCTGA
- the p3h2 gene encoding prolyl 3-hydroxylase 2 isoform X2 yields MGQDLEQYKDLKGIKEEHFVDQEARPHQCFFTAAGKLYDKGDYDGAIASFEEALVEYYKADEECRALCQGPQKFEDHDHLRYRYSLHELVSDHFTQVLHCEHECVRYLATRPGRLSPMENYLPLHYDYLQFAYFKVDKLEEALQCALTYLLFHEGEEFMTDNVDYYRGVLGHDGKPQEKAAWYLRRHKQELELLLIGSTIMGAEFTEGNYWSSTGGREDSNRIPSGTDGWMEYVPISEKKNVTVAAPQQLKEGGPLLYDSVLLVQNSAALNGRQRVLLDHVISEEECAELRHLAHTVTLAGDGYKGRMSPHTPNERFEGATVLKTLQYGYEGRVPMKSARLFYDVSERARRIVESYFQLNSTLHFSYTHLVCRTAITGQQDHRNDLSHPIHADNCLLDPDANECWKEPPAYTYRDYSALLYINGDFDGGEFIFTEMDAKTVTASVKPKCGRMVGFSSGGENPHGVKAVTSGQRCAVALWFTLDPLYRELERLQADEVIHILDTQSLWDQSLTINPKDEL; encoded by the exons ATGGGTCAGGACCTGGAGCAGTACAAAGACTTAAAGGGGATCAAAGAAGAACACTTTGTGGACCAAGAAGCCCGGCCTCACCAG TGCTTTTTCACCGCAGCAGGGAAGTTGTATGACAAGGGTGACTATGATGGTGCCATCGCATCATTTGAGGAGGCTCTGGTGGAGTATTACAAAGCAGACGAGGAGTGTCGGGCTCTGTGCCAAGGGCCGCAGAAGTTTGAGGACCACGACCACCTCCGTTACCGTTACAGCCTCCATGAACTCGTGTCAG ATCACTTCACTCAGGTGCTGCACTGTGAACACGAGTGTGTCAGATACCTCGCCACCCGGCCAGGCCGCCTCTCGCCCATGGAGAACTACCTGCCTCTGCACTACGACTACCTCCAGTTTGCTTACTTCAAGG TGGACAAGCTGGAGGAGGCGCTACAGTGCGCTCTCACCTACCTTTTATTCCACGAGGGAGAAGAGTTCATGACGGACAATGTGGATTATTACAGAGGGGTGCTGGGACATGACGGCAAACCACAAGAG aaagCTGCATGGTACCTGCGGAGGCATAAACAGGAACTGGAGCTCCTTCTGATTGGCAGCACAATCATGGGTGCAGAATTCACAGAAGGG AATTACTGGAGCAGCACAGGTGGAAGAGAAGACTCGAACAG GATTCCCTCGGGAACAGATGGCTGGATGGAGTATGTTCCCATCTCAGAGAAGAAGAACGTCACGGTTGCTGCTCCACAGCAGCTAAAAGAAG GCGGGCCCTTGTTGTATGACAGCGTGCTCCTGGTGCAGAACTCTGCCGCCCTGAATGGACGCCAGCGGGTCCTGTTGGATCATGTTATATCTGAGGAGGAGTGTGCAGAGCTCAGACACCTGGCACAT ACTGTCACTCTGGCAGGAGACGGTTACAAAGGGAGGATGTCTCCACACACTCCCAATGAGAGGTTTGAAGGGGCCACTGTCCTCAAAACCCTGCAG TATGGCTATGAGGGCAGGGTGCCCATGAAGAGCGCTCGCCTCTTCTATGATGTCAGTGAGCGGGCTAGGCGCATTGTTGAGTCTTACTTCCAGCTAAACAGCACACTGCATTTCTCCTACACACACCTGGTGTGTCGAACAGCCATAACAG GTCAGCAAGACCACAGGAATGACCTGAGCCATCCCATCCATGCTGACAACTGCCTGCTGGATCCTGATGCCAATGAGTGCTGGAAGGAACCGCCAGCTTACACGTACAGAGACTACAG tgcACTGTTGTATATAAATGGAGATTTCGATGGAGGGGAGTTCATATTCACAGAAATGGATGCTAAAACTGTCACG GCATCAGTGAAGCCCAAGTGTGGCAGGATGGTGGGTTTCTCATCAGGAGGGGAGAATCCACACGGCGTGAAGGCCGTCACCAGTGGGCAGAGGTGTGCTGTGGCTCTGTGGTTCACCCTTGACCCACTCTACAGAGAACTG GAGAGACTACAGGCAGACGAGGTAATCCATATTTTGGACACACAGTCACTGTGGGATCAGAGTCTTACCATCAACCCTAAAGATGAActgtag